The following proteins come from a genomic window of Lachnoclostridium phytofermentans ISDg:
- a CDS encoding tape measure protein: MADISAFFNLSQKISDTVINQITNVYSKSISASVTHTVNKVIENSVVNVDRTINNIEKMDRSININIGRFRKFKEETQEPIKTESYGEAIEKIGMVVEAINKMGEVLQRIETQESIKTEKFDEAIEKIDKVDESINKMGESLQRIETQESIKTEKFDEAIEKIDKVDESINKMDESLQRIETQESIKTEKFDEAIEKIDKVDESINKMGESLQKAEMQEPIKTESFDEATEKISKTEEAINKIEEALQKTEVKSEGTGAKLKKSFSSIFSSVRDNLGNNFAAVGKGIGSVGNIINSVTSFGTKYLDKVENSKILKTADALAQTRTKLTAMTGSQAEADQFQQRIFDSAQNSRTSYESTANMVLGLSAKGSFSNKEQIVTFTELVNKNSVLGGASAEGTKGVQTAVTEAMVSGTLSGEGFNNVLENAYPIIENIAAYLNKPIEAVQKMGAQGEISGEFLANAMFASAQKTNEEFSKTPMTFEQLISSIKDKALMVFQPVLQKISELTQNQEFMNMIQNIMSGLTFVGDLALRIVGVLINAASAIVDNWSWIAPMILLIAVAFGIWKLSVLLSSFSIKELTASLLACPLVWIIGIIMAIIAVIKIVIDHINKVGDKTYTVAGVICGILGGVGAFVWNLFLGLGDFILSFVNLIANAFIGVANFFANVFKNPISSIIYLFQGMADGVLGILEGIANAIDFVFGSNFGGTVAGWRSGLKDMADAAVQKLAPDEKYEQKIDYLNLSMESFGLTRAEYSDWWDKGNEFGNKINDLFKGSTGDDKSFDDTWDGILKNTDKIAHNTELQPDDLSYLLELAERDAINRFTTAEVKIDMGGVYNTVSSKQNLDGIVEYLTDKLRDELNNTARACNA; the protein is encoded by the coding sequence ATGGCAGATATATCTGCATTTTTTAATTTAAGTCAAAAAATTTCCGATACGGTCATAAATCAAATTACAAACGTGTATTCCAAATCAATAAGTGCTTCCGTTACTCATACCGTAAATAAGGTTATAGAGAACTCTGTCGTCAATGTCGATAGAACAATTAATAATATAGAAAAAATGGATCGCTCTATTAATATAAATATCGGTAGATTCAGAAAGTTTAAAGAAGAGACGCAAGAGCCAATAAAAACGGAAAGCTATGGTGAAGCTATTGAAAAGATAGGTATGGTTGTAGAAGCAATTAATAAAATGGGTGAAGTCCTTCAAAGAATTGAGACGCAAGAGTCAATAAAAACGGAAAAATTTGATGAAGCTATTGAAAAGATAGATAAGGTCGATGAATCAATTAATAAAATGGGTGAATCCCTTCAAAGAATTGAGACGCAAGAGTCAATAAAAACGGAAAAATTTGATGAAGCTATTGAAAAGATAGATAAGGTCGATGAATCAATTAATAAAATGGATGAATCCCTTCAAAGAATTGAGACGCAAGAGTCAATAAAAACGGAAAAATTTGATGAAGCTATTGAAAAGATAGATAAGGTCGATGAATCAATTAATAAAATGGGTGAATCCCTTCAAAAAGCTGAGATGCAAGAGCCAATAAAAACGGAAAGCTTTGATGAAGCTACTGAAAAGATAAGTAAGACCGAAGAAGCAATTAATAAAATAGAGGAAGCCCTTCAAAAAACCGAGGTGAAGAGCGAGGGGACAGGGGCAAAATTAAAAAAGAGTTTTAGTTCCATATTTAGTTCAGTAAGAGATAATTTAGGAAATAATTTTGCTGCGGTGGGAAAAGGGATAGGCTCTGTTGGAAATATAATTAATAGTGTGACATCCTTTGGTACCAAATATTTAGATAAGGTTGAAAATAGTAAGATATTAAAGACAGCAGATGCACTAGCTCAAACCAGAACAAAATTAACAGCAATGACAGGTAGTCAAGCAGAGGCTGATCAATTTCAACAAAGAATTTTTGATTCCGCACAAAATTCCAGAACTTCTTATGAGTCAACAGCCAATATGGTTCTTGGGCTAAGTGCAAAGGGCTCCTTTTCAAATAAGGAGCAGATTGTTACCTTTACTGAACTTGTTAATAAAAACAGTGTATTAGGAGGGGCAAGCGCTGAAGGTACGAAAGGCGTACAAACAGCAGTTACAGAAGCTATGGTTTCTGGAACACTTAGCGGAGAAGGATTTAATAATGTATTAGAAAATGCTTATCCAATTATAGAAAACATAGCAGCATACCTTAACAAACCAATAGAAGCAGTTCAAAAAATGGGTGCACAAGGTGAAATCAGTGGTGAATTCTTAGCAAATGCTATGTTTGCTTCTGCACAAAAAACGAATGAAGAGTTTAGCAAAACTCCTATGACCTTTGAACAATTGATTAGTTCAATAAAAGATAAAGCTCTGATGGTATTTCAACCAGTATTACAAAAGATAAGTGAATTGACACAAAATCAAGAGTTTATGAACATGATACAAAATATTATGAGTGGGTTAACTTTTGTGGGCGATTTGGCATTAAGGATTGTTGGCGTATTAATAAATGCTGCAAGTGCAATTGTTGATAATTGGTCCTGGATTGCTCCTATGATTCTTCTAATTGCAGTTGCTTTTGGAATATGGAAGTTATCTGTTCTACTAAGTAGTTTTAGTATTAAAGAATTAACTGCTTCCTTGCTGGCATGCCCATTGGTATGGATTATTGGTATTATTATGGCTATTATAGCAGTCATCAAGATCGTAATAGATCACATAAATAAGGTTGGAGATAAGACATACACTGTAGCAGGCGTTATTTGCGGAATTTTAGGTGGAGTGGGAGCCTTTGTTTGGAACTTATTTTTGGGATTAGGAGATTTTATTCTTAGTTTTGTAAATCTCATTGCAAATGCATTTATAGGAGTTGCGAACTTTTTTGCTAATGTATTTAAGAACCCGATATCTTCCATTATCTATTTATTTCAAGGAATGGCTGACGGAGTATTAGGTATTCTGGAAGGTATTGCAAATGCGATTGATTTTGTCTTTGGTAGTAATTTTGGTGGAACAGTTGCTGGTTGGAGAAGTGGACTAAAAGACATGGCTGATGCAGCGGTTCAAAAATTAGCACCAGATGAAAAATATGAACAAAAAATTGATTATCTTAATTTATCCATGGAAAGCTTTGGCCTTACGAGAGCAGAATATTCAGATTGGTGGGATAAGGGGAATGAATTTGGTAATAAAATCAATGATCTCTTTAAAGGAAGCACGGGAGATGACAAGAGTTTCGATGATACTTGGGATGGAATTCTAAAAAATACAGATAAAATCGCTCATAATACGGAACTTCAACCAGATGATTTGTCCTATTTACTCGAACTTGCAGAGCGTGATGCAATCAACCGTTTCACAACAGCGGAAGTTAAAATTGATATGGGTGGTGTTTATAATACGGTATCAAGCAAACAGAATCTGGATGGAATCGTAGAGTATCTGACGGATAAGTTACGAGACGAACTTAATAATACTGCAAGAGCTTGTAACGCTTAA
- a CDS encoding LysM peptidoglycan-binding domain-containing protein, translated as MYKVFLSDMLLPVTPSKFVTKIKNQNKSIQLLNEEEINLIKPAGLSEFSFSFLLPNVRYPFALYDSEFHMANWYTEKLKILKNGKFAFPFIVSRMSSKGVWMFHTDTIVTLEDYSITEDCDNGVDLIVDVTLKNYQPYGVVIVPLKNKGEAVKKNVRMKSKTMPSTYTVKPGDTLWKIAKELLGDGSKCYNLAKLNNISNPNLIRVGQVLRIENVSTSTQSATRNVSLANKSTSYNSALYNDVTLLTRLIGYNNVPIPEANEKGLMKVSSIKKPAIITRPNSCVR; from the coding sequence ATGTATAAAGTGTTTTTAAGTGATATGCTATTGCCTGTCACACCATCAAAATTTGTTACAAAAATTAAGAATCAAAATAAAAGCATTCAATTATTGAATGAAGAAGAAATAAATCTTATAAAACCAGCCGGTCTATCGGAATTTAGCTTCTCTTTTCTTCTACCAAATGTAAGATATCCTTTTGCTTTGTATGATTCCGAATTTCATATGGCCAATTGGTATACAGAGAAGTTAAAAATCCTTAAAAACGGTAAATTTGCCTTTCCTTTTATCGTATCGAGAATGTCAAGTAAGGGCGTGTGGATGTTTCATACCGATACTATTGTTACATTAGAAGATTATAGCATCACAGAAGATTGCGATAATGGGGTAGATCTGATAGTAGATGTTACTTTAAAAAACTACCAGCCTTATGGTGTGGTCATTGTTCCCTTAAAAAATAAAGGGGAAGCAGTGAAGAAAAATGTACGTATGAAAAGCAAAACAATGCCATCAACATACACAGTTAAGCCTGGAGACACGTTATGGAAAATAGCAAAGGAATTATTAGGGGATGGTTCAAAATGCTATAATCTTGCGAAATTAAATAACATAAGTAATCCGAATCTTATCCGAGTTGGGCAGGTGCTACGAATCGAAAATGTGAGTACTTCCACGCAAAGTGCAACACGGAATGTATCCTTAGCAAATAAAAGTACTAGTTATAACTCTGCATTATATAATGATGTGACTTTGTTAACTCGTCTTATAGGGTACAATAATGTACCGATTCCTGAAGCAAATGAGAAAGGACTGATGAAAGTTTCATCAATCAAAAAGCCTGCTATCATCACAAGACCCAATAGCTGTGTAAGATAA
- a CDS encoding XkdQ/YqbQ family protein, which yields MLSLAIANGDYLYYPSVQGGVTWDTERKSSPGVLKFNIVKSPLIKVEEGNAVLFREDDKDIFFGFIFSRSETKDDLIQLTAYDQLRYLKNKDSYVYSNWSTGELVKKIARDFCMNVGEIANTGVKLSRTESDTELFEMINNSLAETTLKTGELFVLYDDFGKLCLENKNLMLLDVLIDVNTAGDYSFTTSIDENTYNSIKLTCEDQDSGKRSVHLKDDLENIKKWGVLQFTENVNNKNTMKERAEGLLKLYNTPKRTLQVKNCFGDSRVRAGTSVVVPLLDENGVISPRFMMVESAKHTYANDEHFMDLNLRGGIMNG from the coding sequence ATGCTTAGTTTAGCGATAGCAAATGGGGATTATCTATATTATCCATCGGTGCAAGGTGGTGTGACTTGGGATACAGAGCGAAAATCTTCCCCGGGAGTACTAAAATTTAATATTGTAAAAAGTCCTCTTATTAAAGTAGAAGAGGGAAATGCGGTTCTGTTTCGGGAAGATGATAAGGATATCTTTTTTGGTTTTATCTTTAGTCGTTCTGAAACAAAGGATGATTTAATTCAATTAACAGCCTATGATCAATTAAGATATCTAAAAAATAAAGATAGTTACGTTTATTCGAATTGGTCCACAGGGGAATTAGTCAAAAAAATAGCAAGAGATTTTTGCATGAACGTTGGTGAAATAGCCAATACGGGAGTGAAATTATCCCGAACCGAAAGTGATACAGAATTATTTGAAATGATCAATAACTCTCTTGCCGAGACAACACTTAAAACAGGAGAGCTTTTTGTTTTATATGATGATTTTGGTAAGCTTTGTTTAGAGAATAAAAATCTAATGCTCCTTGATGTTTTGATTGATGTTAATACAGCAGGAGATTATTCCTTTACAACGAGTATTGATGAAAATACGTATAATTCCATTAAATTAACGTGTGAAGATCAAGATTCAGGCAAACGTAGTGTCCATCTAAAAGACGATCTTGAGAACATAAAGAAGTGGGGTGTTTTACAGTTTACAGAAAATGTGAATAACAAAAATACGATGAAGGAACGAGCAGAAGGTCTGTTAAAGCTTTATAATACTCCTAAAAGAACTCTGCAGGTGAAGAACTGTTTTGGGGATAGCAGAGTAAGAGCGGGAACTAGTGTGGTAGTTCCCCTACTGGATGAAAATGGCGTTATAAGTCCACGGTTTATGATGGTTGAGAGTGCAAAGCATACGTATGCCAATGATGAACATTTTATGGATTTAAATTTAAGGGGAGGAATTATGAATGGGTGA
- a CDS encoding DUF2577 domain-containing protein, whose protein sequence is MGDLIQIIKQAAFDAIEASKPACFLYGVVIETKPLNIQIDQKLILTSDFLLLPEYLTNHEIILKSSDGLKSKFLLENGLKKGENVILLQQKGGQRFLVLDRMVIS, encoded by the coding sequence ATGGGTGATTTAATACAAATCATTAAGCAGGCTGCGTTTGATGCGATTGAAGCGTCGAAACCAGCCTGTTTTTTGTATGGTGTCGTCATAGAAACAAAACCTTTAAATATTCAGATAGATCAGAAGTTAATCTTAACTTCTGATTTTTTGCTTTTACCAGAATACCTTACGAATCATGAAATCATATTAAAAAGCTCAGATGGTTTAAAGTCAAAGTTTCTTTTAGAGAACGGACTTAAAAAGGGGGAAAACGTAATTTTGTTACAGCAAAAAGGAGGACAACGATTTCTTGTACTCGATAGGATGGTGATATCATGA
- a CDS encoding DUF2634 domain-containing protein encodes MIPEIDMSIQNVKLTNQPTKTYALVGDKIVGMIDDVEAIRQAIYLTLSVERYEYLIYSWSYGVELKELIGKDVAFAYPEIKRRVVEALIQDDRILDVDNFTFQKEKEGVLVVFTVHTIYGDLLEEMGVMI; translated from the coding sequence ATGATTCCGGAAATTGATATGTCGATTCAAAATGTAAAATTAACAAACCAACCAACAAAAACATACGCACTCGTTGGAGATAAGATTGTTGGGATGATCGATGATGTAGAAGCGATACGACAGGCAATTTATCTTACCCTTAGCGTGGAACGTTATGAATATCTCATTTATAGCTGGAGTTATGGAGTTGAATTGAAAGAACTGATTGGTAAGGATGTTGCATTTGCTTACCCGGAAATTAAAAGGCGTGTCGTAGAAGCCTTGATACAAGATGATAGGATTCTGGATGTTGATAATTTTACCTTTCAGAAAGAGAAAGAAGGCGTTTTAGTTGTTTTTACTGTCCACACCATATACGGAGATTTGTTAGAAGAAATGGGGGTGATGATTTAA